The nucleotide sequence CAGTATTTTAATACGAGTAAGAATGCACAATATCATCAACTTAGTTTGGATATGCCGTTTATCGCGAATACTCAGTGGCGTCTACGTGCGGATGCGTTTTTAACGATTACACCAACCACTCTCTACTTTGGGATCGGCGAGGGCTCCTTAAAGACCTTAAGTTACTATGATCGTAATCAGCCGGGTGGGGATTATTACACGAACGCAACTTTTGCGGATCAAAGTAAAAATTTTAGTTATTATAGACCGGGAGGTCCTCAAGATCCGGTATCCTTTGGTGGAAATACCTATTACGGAGTTCCGAGCCAGCCTGGATTTGTCGTCACCAATAGAATGTACAACGGTTATATTATAGAAACTCCTATGGTTAACCTAAGTACGGAGAGATCGTTCTTTGGTGGAACGGTTCGTTTGGTCGCTGGTTTAAAAGCTTCCGAAAATATTATCAGAACATACGACGGGAAAAAGGCCCCAGGTTACGATCCGGTTTTAGGTATGGATTACGGGGCTAATGTGCCTAACGCTAAAACTCGACTAACTGAAGATGCGGAGGCCGGAAAAATTTTAGGGTATCACGGCGGTTATGTAAACGCAGTTCGTGTCGCACTTGTGTATGATACTCGGGATTTCGAACCGGATCCGAATAGTGGGGTATTCATAGAAGGAACCTTCGAAAAGAACAACAAGGCATTCGGTTCGGATTACAATTTCCAAAAATACTTTGCTCAAGGAAAATTTTTCTGGAGCCCGTTTCCTAAGGTATTCGAAAAACTCGTGGTCGCTTCCCGTTTTGGAGCAGGTTTATCCGAAGGCGATGTTCCGTTTTTCGAATATAGAAATATGTGGGGAACGGAAGGTCTGATTGGAGGACTTGGTGGTATTCGTACCATCCGCGGTTACAAACAGGATCGCTTCGTAGGAAGAATGATGGGCTGGGGTAATATCGAGGTGAGATGGAAATTCGGATCCTTGAAGGTAGGTGACGAATTCTTTGCATTCAATTTGGTTCCTTTTATGGACTTCGGACGGGTTTGGGACGACGAGCATAAGGCAGGTCTCAAGGGTTATAAATATTCCCACGGTCTTGGACTTAGGATCGCTTGGAACCAGGCTACGATCATCATGATCGACTGGGCCAAATCGAAAGAAGACGAACAGTTATTCGTGAATTTTAGCCACGCGTTTTAAGGAAAGAAGAGATGAGAAGAGTATTTTATATAATAAGATCATTATTTACCTTATTCGCGTTTTGTATATTCGCGATTGGTTGTGAGGAAAACTTGGATCGTAGTCCTTACGGATTTAGTGAAGAGGAAGATAACGATCTGATAGCCGGGGCGATTTTTTTCCAAAGTTTTACGAACAATGGTGATGGTACGACGACGGACAGCACAAGCGGTTTGATGTGGAAGACTTGTAGCCAAGGTCAGGTATTCAGCGGAGATGCAACGAACTTCGGTTGTAGAGGAGGTAGCGGAACGTTAGCCAATCCTAGTTCTTTTGGAGCAACGGAATTACAGTATTGTAGCGTAGATCTACATTCTTGTAATACGCTTGGAATCCCTCAAACGCTAACGAACGTATCACCGATCGGAATATCAGGTAGTTCGGAAGCGTATGATTCGTGTGCGACTGATACCACGGGAGGTCATACGGACTGGCGAGTAGCTAGTTTCTTGGAATTAAAATATTTAAGTTCGAATAGCCGTAACTTCATGCTATTAAAATTCCCAGATACGATAGAGTCTTTCTATTGGAGTTCCACAGCGAACGAGCAGGATGTAGCGGGTAAAACAGCTAGAGCGGTATCGTTTTCACGAGACAGATTCGGTGAAGACGAGTCTTACAGCAAGACCAGCAGATATTTCGTTCGCTGCGTGAGGTAGAGACTCGGAGTTCGTAGTGAGGCACAGAGAGTTTTCGCACAGAGGCGCAAAGTCACAGAGGGTCATTTTGTATTAGTTTTCAAAGAAACTTCGTGTCTCTGTGGCTCTGTGTGAGCAATCCCTGTGTCTCCCTCTAATCTTAGCGCCTCTGTTTGAAAATATTCATAACGGAGCCTGAAGATCTCCATGAACCAAATCGTTGATCAGAATTGTATCATGTCTGGATGGGGATCTGTTCTCCGGATAATCGGTCGAATAATGAAGGCCTCTACTTTCATGTCTGGCAAGTGCGGAACGGATAATTAATTCGGCTACCAAAACTAAATTGCGAAGTTCTAACAAAGGATTCGTAACTATCGTCCTGTTGTAATAGTCTCTGACTTCCGCATAAATCAGGTCCATTCTTCTTTTTGCTCTTTCCAGACGAAGATTGGAGCGAACTATTCCAACATAATTGGACATCGTGTTTTTGATCTCCGAAAGATCATGGGAAATTAATACCCATTCTTCCGTATTAACCAGACCTTCTTTGTCCCAAGCTGGGATTTGATCATGTTCCGCTAGGAAGTTTGGCGGATTTTTGCGGATCTCTTCTGCGATCCGATTAGAGAATACAAGACATTCCAATAAACTATTGGATGCTAAACGGTTTCCACCGTGAACTCCCGTACATGCAGCTTCTCCCGCTGCGAAAAGATTTTCTATTCTGGTCTTTCCCCAAAGATCCGTTGCGATTCCCCCGCACATGAAGTGGGCTGCCGGTACGACTGGGATCGGATCCGTAGTGATGTCGATTCCTAACTCAAGACATTTTGCATAAATGGAAGGGAAGGCTTCTTTAATTTCCGCCGCGGGTTTATGCGAGATATCCAACCAAACGTGAGGATCTCCGGACTTCTTCATTTCCGCATCTATCGCTCTTGCGACTATATCTCGCGTGGCAAGATCCGCCATGGGGTGATATTTTTTCATGAACGGTTCTCCGTCCATGCTCAATAATACGGCACCTTTTCCCCGTACTGCCTCGGAAATTAGAAATGAATCTCCTTTTTCATGATAAAGAGAAGTAGGGTGGAACTGATAAAATTCCATATTCCTGATCTCCGCTCCGGCGCGATAGGCGCAAGCAACTCCGTCTCCGGTTGCGATCTTTGGATTTGTAGTATGAGAATAAACTTGTCCGGAGCCGCCACTTGCTATGATCGTTTTTTTAGCAAGAATAGGGATGATCTCTCCCGTATGACTGGAAAGAACGTAGGCTCCGAAACAGATCAGACCTTTTTTTTTGAGATGGTGGGGGGTAATAAGATCTACAACAGTATGATATTCTAATATTCTAATGTTTTGGTTTTGTTTTACGATTTGGAGGAGTGTCTTTTCGATCTCATGGCCGGTCCTATCGTGTGCATGGACGATACGATTTGTCCCATGCCCGCCTTCCCTATGTAGATCGAATTCGCCCTCTTGGTTTAGATTGAATGGGACCCCATATTCTAAGAGTTCTTTTACCAGAGGCGGACCTTCTTCTACCAAAACCCGGACTGCTTCCGGATCACAGAGACCGGCACCTGATTCCAAAGTGTCTTGTACATGGTCTTCGAATTTGTCTCCCTGATCGAAAACCGAGGCGATCCCGCCTTGGGCGTAATTGGTATTTGACTCGTAATCCGACTTCTTGGTCACGATCACAGTTTGGCCGACATGAGAAAGTTTTAACGCTTGGAAAAGACCGGTAATACCGCTCCCGATGACTAAAAAATCGGTTTTAATTCTTGGCATTTGTACAGATTCGGCGGCGAAAAAGCCGCCGAAATTTTAGATCATTTACGTTTTGTTCCCGTGTTTAGAAGTGCTTCTACGTAATCTATGGAGCGGATCAGCTGGAAATCAGGTTTGATCGGATCGTTCTTATGTTCTTGGATGAACTTCTCCGCTTGACCGTTTGCTTTTACGTAAGCCTCCAGTTTTTTCACGTCGAAATGGCTTTTTTCCTCTGCGGAAGAAGGTAGTTCCGGCAGGTGATTCCACATATTCTCTTCGCGATAATGGAATGGGAAACTGCCGTCTTCTTCGGAAGAGACTTCCACATCTGGTTTGACTCCGACAACTTGGATCGTATTTCCGGATGGCGCATAATATCTGGACTGAGTTAGTTTGATATAGTAAGCTCCGTTTCCTCTTAACTCTTGCAACTTTTGAACGGTTGCTTTTCCAAAAGATCTTTCTCCCAGAATTAAACCGCGTCCATGGTGTTTTAAAGCGGAAGCTACAATCTCGGAAGCGGAAGCGGATTTTGCATTGATCAGTACTGCTACAGGTAGATCGGTCAGATCTTTTTTACCTGCATTCGAATCTTCCGGGCTTCTGTTCGGGCTTTTTACGGAAACGATGAGTCCGTTGGTCACAAACATATCCGCAAGATCGATTGCCAGATCCAAATAACCTCCCGGGTTATTTCTTAGATCTAGAACCAAAGCTTTCAGTTTGGTTCCTTTGGCAGTGGATTGTTTTTCCAATTCTTTGAAATGTTGAACGAATTCCTTATCAACGGAAGGATCCGATTTTACGAAACCTGTTAGTTTGATGTAACCGATATAAGGATGATTGTCGATCAACTTGCTTGCGATATTTCGTATCTCGATCGTATCACGAATGACTTCGATCGTTAGAGTTCCTGCCACCCCTTTTCTGCGAATAGTTAAAACTACTTTGGATCCTTTTTTTCCTTTGATCCTTTCGACCACTTTGTCGAGTAACATTCCTTTTGTGGACTTACCGTCCACAGCTAGGATCACATCACCTGCACGGACACCTGCGTTAACTGCAGGTCTTCCTTCCAAGGGGTTTTCTACGATCACTTCCTTATTGCCGCCACCGCTTAAGATCGCACCGATCCCTTCGAAACTTCCGTCTTCGATCTTTGCCATGGATTCTTCCCAGGCGGCTTTTAAGAATACTTGGCTATGAGGATCTAAAGAAGAAAGATAACCGTTTGCAGCAGCTAGATACACGTCCTTGATGCTGAAAGGTTCCTTTTCTTTAGGGTCTTCCTCTCCGAACGGATCTTTAAGCGGAGGAGTGGTGTAGTTCTGTAAATTTTTTTCTAGGTATGCGAGGATACGATCGAAGTCTTTTTTAGAAAAGTTAGTCTGTTCCCACTTAGCCGTGAGCACTTTTTTGCGGACCTTCTCCCTTTCTACAAGCTTAAGGACCTCGTCATTGGAAAGTTTAGGTTTGTTTGCCTCTTCTTTCAGTTTTTTATCCCGGATCTTCTCTACTTCTTTATAGTCCGGATCGAATAGAACGAATTTATCTTCCGGAGAAAGTTTGAAAGATTTGCCCGGAAAAATATCATCCGCTTCTTCGTATTTTTCTCGATCGGTAAAATAACTTTCCGGATACAGATAGAGGCCATGAGGCAAAGATAGAAGTGCAAAAACCGCTGCGTCCTTGTAGGCGCGGTTTTTATCTATATTTTTATCTATATAGTTTCCCTCAACGGTCTTGACTACGCTGTCAAAATCTTTGAGAGTGAAATCTGCCGTGGTCTTGGAATTTCCGGAAGAAGGTTGGCAGAAGAAGATGCTCGTACATAAGATAACGGAGAGAAAGGATAAGGAGAAGGATCTCAAGCTTTTCAAATCGGGTCCTCTTTTTGCAAGGTTGATTTTCGATCATTTTCCACCTGGAACAAGCATTGTCAATCTATTCCCCCGAAAACTCTCATTCTATCGAGGTTTGGAAAAGTTCGGTATTTTTGGTTTTTTCTGTTTTGTGGGAACTTTTTACTGCACCTCGGTGTCCGTTCCTGGCGGTGGAAGGTTCGGTTCGGAACTTATACAAGAGCAAGCCATCCTAGATTTTTACGGAACCGAAGAAGAAAGAAAATCCTCTTTAGATTTACTAAAATCTTCCTGTAGATCCCTGAGAAAAGATAGGGGACTCTCCTGTTATAATTTGTCCGTTTTATACGATTCCTTAGGAGAAAAACAGTCCGCTTGGGAATATGCAGTCAGAGCAAGGAATGCTGATCCGAATGATCCACTTTACCAGGAACTTGCATTCTCTTCTTCCCTCCAATTGGAGTCCGAAAAGTCGGCACTTTTGGATCAGGAAGAAGTTTTGTATCAAACTGCAATTTCCGCATGCAAAAAAGGAAATATTGCGGAAGCTTCCGCCGCGATTTCCAAACTGATAGAGATACAGTCTATTTCCAAAGAATCCTTAACGAAAGGGATTTTTGCAGAATGTGGTGGACTGGATAAGGAACTCGTCTCTAAAGCAAAGCCGAACACTTTCAAACCTTCTTCCGAATATTATAAATTTCTGGAAAAGAACCATCCATACAGAAAGGTCTGGGACTTAAGCGGGGAATTCGGTAGGGCTCCGAAGGATATCATTTCCGGAAATAAGGCCACCCAATCCTGGAAAGAACTTAAAAAAGCGGTTTCCGCAAAAGACCAGATGTCCGCCAAAAAACACCTCTTAAGTTTCAAATCGCATCTGGAAGAATTGGCCAAAACAAACTCGGAGGCCTCTCTACTTTCCGCAAATTTAAAAAAGGCAGCCTTTTTATTACTCTCGGAAGATTCGAATTATTCTTCCTTCAAGAAACTTGCGAAGGAACTCTCGGAATCGCAAAAATAGGCGTTCGCACAGAGCACACTGAGATCACAGAGTTTATTTATCACGCAAAGGCGCTAAGAAAAGAAGGTACCAAAGTAATCCCTTCGCGGTCTTGGCGGCTTCGCGTGAAAACTCTTGGCGTCCTCTCAATGAACTCTGTGTTCTCCGTGCGAAATACTTAACTTAGCGCCTTTAAATATTCTTTCACTGAGGCTGCTAAACCGACTTCGAGCGCGTATGACATGAGTCTGTGGCCGATGGAAACTTCTTCTAGGCCGGGGAGGTGAGAGAAAAGAGGAAGATTGAAATGATCCAGGTCATGGCCTGCATTGATCCCGATTTTCTCACTTTGTAGGAACTCGGCGGCTTTTTTGAAAGATTCGAAAACCAATTTACCTTGTTCCGGAGAATGATCGAATGCATGTGCATAAGGCCCCGTATAAAATTCTACCCTGTCTGCTCCGGTATCTTTTACTAATTTAAGATTTTCTAAATCCGTTTCCATAAAGATAGAAACCCGGATGCCTGCATTTTGGATCTTTTGGATGTACGTTTTCAGTTCAGAGGAATCCTTTTTGAGATCGAAACCGTGATCGGAAGTGATCTCTCCCGGAGTTACCGGTACTAACGTGGCCTGGTCCGGTTTTGCTTCCAGAACAAGATCTAAAAACCGGGAGGAAGGTTCTCCTTCCATATTGTATTCTATCTTCTTCTTTTTATCCCGATTGTAGAGCGCAAGGAACTCCCTGAGATCGAATACGTCCTTCTTCTTGATATGCCTTTCGTCTTCTCTCGGGTGGACCGTAATTCCGTGAGCGCCGGATTCTACGATCAGTTTAGATAAATAGATCAGGTCCGGATGGTTTCCCCCTCTGGAGTTTCTTAAAGTAGCAATTTTGTTTACATTTACGCTCAGATGGACCATAAACCTCGTATTCCGAATCCAATTCTTAAAAAGTACAAGTTAGCGGAAACTAGATTTCTGAGTGCTTTTTCTGCTTGAATCGGAATAAGTGTCTTCCAGCATGGTCAATTCCGATGGCAACAGCTAAGAAAACGGCTAAGAAAAAAGCTGCACCGAAGTCCAAAACTCCGGTGAAAAAAAGCGCCCCTAAGAAGAAAACTCCTCCGGCAAAAAAGAAGGAAGCCCCTAGTGCAAGCAAACCAGCAGGCACTAAAAAGTCTTCGGCTTCTAAATCTTCCCTCAATCCTCTGGGCAAAAAGTTCACCTGTCATACTTGTGGAACCAAATTCTACGATCTAAACAAAGAAGTAAAAATCTGCCCTAAATGTGGAGCCGATCAAAGTAAACGTCCTCCTTCTAAATCAAGGGTCCGAGCGGCCAGAGTCGAAGAAGAAGAGTTTCCGGAAGAAAACTTAGATTACGATGCCGAAGTAGGTTTCGAAGAAGAAGAAGGTATTGTGGAAGAACCTCTGGAAGAGGAAGAAGACGAGGAAGAGGAGGAGGAATAGATTCCCCCTTTTCATCCCATTCTGATCATCACCGCTCCCACCGGGGCCGGAAAAACGGCTCTGGTGAGAGAACTGGACCCTTCTCGTTTTGAAATTATTTCCTTCGATTCTAGACAGATCTACAAAGAATTAAGTATTGGGACCGCAGCTCCCAGTCCGGAAGACTGCGAAAAAATCCCCCATCATCTGGTTTCCTTTCTTTCTCCTTCCGAAACCATAGACGCGGCAAAATTTGTAACAAAGGCAGAAGAAGCTCTGGATGATATCCTTTCCAAGGGGAAAATCCCTGTTTTAACCGCAGGAACAGGATTCTATTTGAATGCATTTTTGTTCGGAATGTTTCCCGTTCCGAAAATCACCGAAGAAGTAAGAGTGAAAGTGGAATCCCTAAGCATGGAAGAACGGATCCAAGAACTCCGAAAACTGGACCCAAAAGCTCTACAAAAAATCTTTCCGAACGATAACTACAGATACGGAAGAGCATTGGAAGTGAATTGGATGGGAACCATTTGGTCCGAACTGAAAGTGGAGGAGGGTAGCGGTGCCTTAATTTCCAGAAATTTGAATATACTCGGGGCCTTCTTCTTGGATCTGGACCGAAAAGAATTGTACGAAAGGATCGATTCCAGAGCCAAAAAAATGATAGAATCCGGAATGGCGGAAGAAGCGAAACGGGTCGCAGATAAATACGGGGAAGATTGTCCGGGGCTTCAGTCCTTAGGTTATAATTTCGCGCTTGAAAATATTAAAGGAACGTCCAATCTTGAGACATTCTTTGGGAATTTAAGCCAGTCCCATAGGAACTACGCCAAACGTCAGATTACTTGGTTTCGAAAGCAAAAAATATTGGAACCGATCCATCCGAAAGAAGCGTACGAAAAGATAAAAAAAATATAAACGGATAAAAATCTATGTCTGCTAAAAATAATATACAGGACCAACTACTCAATACGGCTAGAAAAGAAAAACTGGAATTGACCATCTATCTTTTAAACGGAGTTCCTTTAAAAGGGAAAGTGGTAAGTTTCGATAATTTTACGATAGTCCTTGAGCAGGAAAACAAGCAGAGTTTGGTGTACAAACACGCGATCTCGACGATCATTCCTTCCAAAGTAATCAAACTTTATACAGAAGAAGCCGCTAAAGAAGCTCCTTCCGCCTAATGTTCCGAAAGATAGGCCGGGTACTTTTCATTCTATTTATACTAGCGGGGATACTTACGGTATCCTATCCGCTTTTTTTTATAAAAGAGGGAGAGGCCTTGCTTGTCTGGGAACAGGATTCCAAGTTAGTTTCCTTTGTTCGTGGTCCGGGCTTTGCCTATGAACCGGCGGTGATCCAGTTCTGGGAAAAGTCCGTTCGTAAAGAATCCTTAAACTCTTTGGCTTTGGAGCTGGATATCCATCACGATCTTTC is from Leptospira sp. WS58.C1 and encodes:
- a CDS encoding pyridoxine 5'-phosphate synthase; this encodes MVHLSVNVNKIATLRNSRGGNHPDLIYLSKLIVESGAHGITVHPREDERHIKKKDVFDLREFLALYNRDKKKKIEYNMEGEPSSRFLDLVLEAKPDQATLVPVTPGEITSDHGFDLKKDSSELKTYIQKIQNAGIRVSIFMETDLENLKLVKDTGADRVEFYTGPYAHAFDHSPEQGKLVFESFKKAAEFLQSEKIGINAGHDLDHFNLPLFSHLPGLEEVSIGHRLMSYALEVGLAASVKEYLKALS
- the omp85 gene encoding Omp85 family outer membrane protein, coding for MRIKEIKSLVLTICFIAVSFNLNAQDYIPEPGCEKPAPRKNLPFHMDSSKQLCAKDLAEKREGWYPTGLPLINSDPLEGVGFGVRAYAYNNGLKSDPLFDYTPYRVRFFAQYFNTSKNAQYHQLSLDMPFIANTQWRLRADAFLTITPTTLYFGIGEGSLKTLSYYDRNQPGGDYYTNATFADQSKNFSYYRPGGPQDPVSFGGNTYYGVPSQPGFVVTNRMYNGYIIETPMVNLSTERSFFGGTVRLVAGLKASENIIRTYDGKKAPGYDPVLGMDYGANVPNAKTRLTEDAEAGKILGYHGGYVNAVRVALVYDTRDFEPDPNSGVFIEGTFEKNNKAFGSDYNFQKYFAQGKFFWSPFPKVFEKLVVASRFGAGLSEGDVPFFEYRNMWGTEGLIGGLGGIRTIRGYKQDRFVGRMMGWGNIEVRWKFGSLKVGDEFFAFNLVPFMDFGRVWDDEHKAGLKGYKYSHGLGLRIAWNQATIIMIDWAKSKEDEQLFVNFSHAF
- the lsa25 gene encoding surface adhesin Lsa25 — protein: MRRVFYIIRSLFTLFAFCIFAIGCEENLDRSPYGFSEEEDNDLIAGAIFFQSFTNNGDGTTTDSTSGLMWKTCSQGQVFSGDATNFGCRGGSGTLANPSSFGATELQYCSVDLHSCNTLGIPQTLTNVSPIGISGSSEAYDSCATDTTGGHTDWRVASFLELKYLSSNSRNFMLLKFPDTIESFYWSSTANEQDVAGKTARAVSFSRDRFGEDESYSKTSRYFVRCVR
- the hfq gene encoding RNA chaperone Hfq, which produces MSAKNNIQDQLLNTARKEKLELTIYLLNGVPLKGKVVSFDNFTIVLEQENKQSLVYKHAISTIIPSKVIKLYTEEAAKEAPSA
- the nadB gene encoding L-aspartate oxidase, which encodes MPRIKTDFLVIGSGITGLFQALKLSHVGQTVIVTKKSDYESNTNYAQGGIASVFDQGDKFEDHVQDTLESGAGLCDPEAVRVLVEEGPPLVKELLEYGVPFNLNQEGEFDLHREGGHGTNRIVHAHDRTGHEIEKTLLQIVKQNQNIRILEYHTVVDLITPHHLKKKGLICFGAYVLSSHTGEIIPILAKKTIIASGGSGQVYSHTTNPKIATGDGVACAYRAGAEIRNMEFYQFHPTSLYHEKGDSFLISEAVRGKGAVLLSMDGEPFMKKYHPMADLATRDIVARAIDAEMKKSGDPHVWLDISHKPAAEIKEAFPSIYAKCLELGIDITTDPIPVVPAAHFMCGGIATDLWGKTRIENLFAAGEAACTGVHGGNRLASNSLLECLVFSNRIAEEIRKNPPNFLAEHDQIPAWDKEGLVNTEEWVLISHDLSEIKNTMSNYVGIVRSNLRLERAKRRMDLIYAEVRDYYNRTIVTNPLLELRNLVLVAELIIRSALARHESRGLHYSTDYPENRSPSRHDTILINDLVHGDLQAPL
- a CDS encoding S41 family peptidase; the encoded protein is MKSLRSFSLSFLSVILCTSIFFCQPSSGNSKTTADFTLKDFDSVVKTVEGNYIDKNIDKNRAYKDAAVFALLSLPHGLYLYPESYFTDREKYEEADDIFPGKSFKLSPEDKFVLFDPDYKEVEKIRDKKLKEEANKPKLSNDEVLKLVEREKVRKKVLTAKWEQTNFSKKDFDRILAYLEKNLQNYTTPPLKDPFGEEDPKEKEPFSIKDVYLAAANGYLSSLDPHSQVFLKAAWEESMAKIEDGSFEGIGAILSGGGNKEVIVENPLEGRPAVNAGVRAGDVILAVDGKSTKGMLLDKVVERIKGKKGSKVVLTIRRKGVAGTLTIEVIRDTIEIRNIASKLIDNHPYIGYIKLTGFVKSDPSVDKEFVQHFKELEKQSTAKGTKLKALVLDLRNNPGGYLDLAIDLADMFVTNGLIVSVKSPNRSPEDSNAGKKDLTDLPVAVLINAKSASASEIVASALKHHGRGLILGERSFGKATVQKLQELRGNGAYYIKLTQSRYYAPSGNTIQVVGVKPDVEVSSEEDGSFPFHYREENMWNHLPELPSSAEEKSHFDVKKLEAYVKANGQAEKFIQEHKNDPIKPDFQLIRSIDYVEALLNTGTKRK
- the miaA gene encoding tRNA (adenosine(37)-N6)-dimethylallyltransferase MiaA, which produces MIITAPTGAGKTALVRELDPSRFEIISFDSRQIYKELSIGTAAPSPEDCEKIPHHLVSFLSPSETIDAAKFVTKAEEALDDILSKGKIPVLTAGTGFYLNAFLFGMFPVPKITEEVRVKVESLSMEERIQELRKLDPKALQKIFPNDNYRYGRALEVNWMGTIWSELKVEEGSGALISRNLNILGAFFLDLDRKELYERIDSRAKKMIESGMAEEAKRVADKYGEDCPGLQSLGYNFALENIKGTSNLETFFGNLSQSHRNYAKRQITWFRKQKILEPIHPKEAYEKIKKI
- a CDS encoding TIGR02300 family protein, with the protein product MATAKKTAKKKAAPKSKTPVKKSAPKKKTPPAKKKEAPSASKPAGTKKSSASKSSLNPLGKKFTCHTCGTKFYDLNKEVKICPKCGADQSKRPPSKSRVRAARVEEEEFPEENLDYDAEVGFEEEEGIVEEPLEEEEDEEEEEE